The Streptomyces sp. NBC_00569 genomic sequence AACCGGAAAAGTGGGGTGGGTCACTTCACCGGCCGGATCGTTTCACCGGGGAGCACCCATGGGACGGAGGGTCATTTCACCGTTCGGAGCCCCAGCGGACCCGCGATCTCCTCAGCCATGACCTTGCCCGCGGCCTCGGCGAGGGCGTCCTCGGCGAGGTCCTCGTCGGTGTCGAGGCCGTCCAGGTCGTCCAGCGGCTGGTTGAGGCGGACGTGCGCGACCAGCGACTGGAGCGCGCGCAGGGCGCCGGAGGCCGTGGAGCCCCAGTTCGAGAAGTAGGAGAACTGCCACCACCACAGGGCCTCGGTGGTGCGGCCCGCGCGGTAATGAGCCATGCCGTGGCGCAGATCGGCCATGACGTCGGCCAGGTCGTCCGAGATCCGGCAGGCGACCGGCGCCTTGCGGGGCTCGTACGGGTCGAAGACCTCGGAGTAGACGTCGATCGGCTCCAGGAGCGTGGCGAGCTTCTGGCGCAGGTCGTCGACGTCCGGCTCGGGGCCGAGATCGGGCTCGTAGCGCTCGTCGGGGACGATGTCCTCGTGCGCGCCGAGCCGGCCGCCCGCGAGGAGCAGCTGGGAGACCTCGAGGAGCAGGAAGGGCACGGCCGAGTCCGGCTCGTCACCCTTCGCCACCTCGGCGACCGCGACGAGGAAGGACTCGATCTGGTCCGAGATCTGGACCGCGAAGTCGTCCGGATGGTCCTTGACGGTGTTCAGCGTGGCGTCAGACATCTAGGAGTCGTCTCCCCTCGAAGGCGCGGCCGAGCGTGACCTCGTCCGCGTATTCCAGGTCGCCCCCGACCGGGAGCCCGCTGGCCAGGCGGGTGACCTTGAGGCCCATCGGCTTGATCATGCGGGCGAGGTACGTCGCCGTGGCCTCGCCCTCCAGGTTCGGGTCCGTGGCCAGGATCAGCTCGGTGACCGTTCCGTCGGCGAGGCGGGCGAGGAGTTCCCTTATCCGCAGGTCGTCCGGGCCGACGCCCTCGATGGGGCTGATCGCCCCGCCGAGCACGTGGTACTTGCCCCGGAACTCGCGGGTCCGCTCGATCGCGACGACGTCCTTGGGCTCCTCGACGACACAGATCACCGTCAGGTCGCGGCGCGGGTCGCGGCAGATGTTGCACAGCTCCTCCTGCGCCACATTGCCGCAGGTCGCGCAGAAGCGGACCTTGGCCTTGACCTCCATGAGGGCCTGCGCGAGACGCCGTACGTCCGTCGGCTCCGCCTGCAGGATGTGGAAGGCGATCCGCTGCGCGCTCTTGGGACCGACGCCCGGCAGCCTGCCGAGCTCGTCGATGAGGTCCTGGACCACGCCTTCGTACACGGAGTGCCTTCCGACTTCTGCTTGATGGTGCTGTGCCGCTGAGCATGCCAGCCGCTGAGTAGTACGTACGTTAGTTGCGGTGGGGCTTCCTTAGAAGGGAAGCCCCGGGATGCCTCCGCCGCCCAGGCCCTGGGCCAGCGGGCCGAGCTTCTGCTGCTGGAGCGCCTGCGCGTTCTCGTTCGCCGCCTGGACCGCCGCGACGACCAGGTCGGCGAGGGTCTCGGTGTCCTCGGGGTCGACCGCCTTCGGGTCGATGACGAGGCCGCGCAGCTCGCCGGAGCCGGTCACCGTCGCCTTGACCAGACCGCCGCCGGCCTGGCCCTCGACCTCGGTCCTGCCCAGCTCTTCCTGCGCCTTGGCGAGGTCCTGCTGCATCTTCTGGGCCTGCTGCAGCAGCTGCTGCATATTGGGCTGGCCACCACCGGGAATCACGATCAGCTCCTGTTGCGTCCTGTTTCGACCTGCGACCACGGGCGGGTTCTCCGCCCTGGAACGAGCCTACGTGGTCGGGGTGTCGCCCGCCCCGGCACCTTTCGCTGCACTCTTTCGAGTGAGTCGAGCTGCCTGCCTATACCTGATCAAGGCCCTCTTCCGGGCGGAAATACCGCGAAAACGGGTCCTTGGCCACCCATTGGGCGGTAGGAAGATGCTCTGCACATGAGCCCCATCCGTGACCAGGACCAGTCGTAGGGAGTGCCGGGTGAGCCAGCCGGAGATGCAGCCCGAGGGACCGCCGCAGGAGGAGCGGGGCGCCCGGGGCGAGCGCAGTGACGGCACGGGTGACGCGGTGCGGCCGGGCGACCTGACCGGGCGGACGTTTCCCGTCGGTGACTGGGGCGAGCCCGCCGAGCGGCTCGACGAGCTCTACCGGTGGGTGGAGCGCGGGGCGCTCGACACGGCGCACTGGTACCTCGCCGACCGGGTGTGGAAGCGGCGCGGGGCGCGGGCGCTGCGGGGCGGTGCGGTCGCCGGTGCCGTGTCGGGGGCGGCGCTGCCGCTGCTCGATCTGACCGGGGCGCTCGGCGGGGTCGCGCCCTGGGGGTATCTGGCGCTGCTGCTCGCGGTGGCGTGCGTGGCCTGCGACCGGTACTTCGGGCTCACGTCGGGCTGGATAAGGGACGTGGCCACGGCCCAGGCGGTGCAGCGGCGGCTTCAGGCGCTCCAGTTCGACTGGGCGTCGGAGAGCGTGCGGGAGGTGCTCGGCCCGACGGAGGGCACGGCCAGTGAGGCCGCCGAGCGGTGCCTGTCGGTGCTGCGGCGCTTCACGGACGACGTGACGGAGCTGGTGCGGTCGGAGACGGCGGACTGGATGGTGGAATTCCGCTCGGGTCCCGCGCCGCTGGTGATGCAGTCCTCCGTCGCCCCGGGCACCCGCCCCGTGGAGCCGCCGCCGGGCCGCTTCCCGCTCCCCCCGGGCGCCCGCCCGAACATGCCCCGCCAGCGCCCGCCCGAGCCGCGCTGACCGCTCCTCGTCCTGCCTGGGGCGGTGCGGTCGGGCGGGCCCGTGGCGGGGCGCGGTTCGGGCGCGGGGCTCCGGGTCAACTGAAGATGATCATGGAACCTTGGGCCAGGCTCCGGGTCGCGGCCGCGTGCAGGCCGAGCCAGACATGGCGTTCGCGGGCGAAGGGGCTGTTGTCGAGGGGGGCCGGCGCCGCCGGTTCCTCCAGCGCCGTGGGGCCCTCCGGCGGGACCGGGGGCGCCGGCGGGTTGGCCGGGTCTATGCCGATCGACCGGGCCACGTACTCCAGTTCCCGCAGGAGCGCGTGCGAGGAGCAGAGGGGGCCACCGCCGGCGAGGAGTTCGTCGTTGGACAGCGGACTCGGGAAGTCCACGGGGACGTACGCTCCCGCGTGGTCGTAGTGCCAGACCAGATGCGACTGCTGCGCCGTCGTCTCGAACATCTCCAGGAGCTGCTCGTAGTCGCCGCCCAGTTCGTCGACCGGCGTGACGGCGAGGCCGCACATCTGGAGGAGGTACGCGCGCCGCAGGAAGTGCAGCGCGTCGTAGTCGAAGCCGGCGACGGGGGCCACGTCACCGGAGAGTCCCGGCATGTACGAGTAGACCGGCACCGGTGGCAGTCCTGCCTCGTGCAACGCCTTGTCGTAGAGCGCGAGTTCCTCGGCGAAGGGGTTGTCGGGGCTGTGGCACAGCACATCGACGAGCGGGACCAGCCACAGGTCACAGGCCAAGGCGACTCCTCCGGTGGTGAAGGCCGTAATGAACGGCGGAAAGGCAGCGTAATGCGCGCGGAGCCGGTTCAGCTCCCCCTCTGCACATTGCTCAGATCCCAGATCCATACGCCTCCGGTCCACGTACCGGCCCTGCCGACCAGCTGGTCGACCGTCGCCCGCAGCACCCCGTCGTTCTGCTGCGGGGCGAGCACGAGGACACCGGCGCGCCAGTACGCGAAGTCGCGGCGGGCCT encodes the following:
- a CDS encoding DUF5063 domain-containing protein, producing MSDATLNTVKDHPDDFAVQISDQIESFLVAVAEVAKGDEPDSAVPFLLLEVSQLLLAGGRLGAHEDIVPDERYEPDLGPEPDVDDLRQKLATLLEPIDVYSEVFDPYEPRKAPVACRISDDLADVMADLRHGMAHYRAGRTTEALWWWQFSYFSNWGSTASGALRALQSLVAHVRLNQPLDDLDGLDTDEDLAEDALAEAAGKVMAEEIAGPLGLRTVK
- the recR gene encoding recombination mediator RecR — its product is MYEGVVQDLIDELGRLPGVGPKSAQRIAFHILQAEPTDVRRLAQALMEVKAKVRFCATCGNVAQEELCNICRDPRRDLTVICVVEEPKDVVAIERTREFRGKYHVLGGAISPIEGVGPDDLRIRELLARLADGTVTELILATDPNLEGEATATYLARMIKPMGLKVTRLASGLPVGGDLEYADEVTLGRAFEGRRLLDV
- a CDS encoding YbaB/EbfC family nucleoid-associated protein; its protein translation is MIPGGGQPNMQQLLQQAQKMQQDLAKAQEELGRTEVEGQAGGGLVKATVTGSGELRGLVIDPKAVDPEDTETLADLVVAAVQAANENAQALQQQKLGPLAQGLGGGGIPGLPF
- a CDS encoding SLATT domain-containing protein codes for the protein MSQPEMQPEGPPQEERGARGERSDGTGDAVRPGDLTGRTFPVGDWGEPAERLDELYRWVERGALDTAHWYLADRVWKRRGARALRGGAVAGAVSGAALPLLDLTGALGGVAPWGYLALLLAVACVACDRYFGLTSGWIRDVATAQAVQRRLQALQFDWASESVREVLGPTEGTASEAAERCLSVLRRFTDDVTELVRSETADWMVEFRSGPAPLVMQSSVAPGTRPVEPPPGRFPLPPGARPNMPRQRPPEPR